The sequence gctcgggcaaggcgagatcgtgtcccttgagtggacggagccttgacctgaattgcgcccatcaggcctttgcagctttgtgctgatggtggttaccagccgagcttaggagtcttgggggtacccctaattatggtccccgacacgcactgtccgcacactgttcacgcactgttcaccttttgcagacgaccgttggcgcagtagctgttgctccacatggcacaccggacagtccggtggcacaccggacagcccggtgaattatagcggagtggctctccaaaaacccgaagctgagcagttcagagtagatctccctggtgcaccagacactgtccggtggcacaccggacagtccggtgcgccagaccaaggcagccttcggttggttttgctcctttctttttgaaccctatcttggactttttattggtttgtgttgaacctttggcacctgtagaacttataatctagagaaaactagttagtccaattatttgtgttgggcaattcaaccaccaaaatcatttagaaaaatgtttgaccctatttccctttcactcacaTAATGTATTCTAATGCTGTTGGGAATCTCATGTTATGCTATGATCTATACAAGACCCGATTTGGCTCATGCTATTAGTGTGGTTAGCAGATTTATGCACAATCCTGGTAAAGAACATTGGAATGTAGTAAAGTGGATTCTTCTCTACTTGAAAGGTACTTCTCATTTTGGATTATTGTTTGACAAGAATCCAGTGAAGGAAATTGGTGTTATGGGATTTGTTGAGGGATTTCTTGATTCTGACTTTGTTGGTGATCTTGATAAGTGACGCTCCATATCTGGCTATGTATTTTCATTATGCGGTTCTGCAGTGAGTTAGAGGGCTTCACTTCAGCCTGTTACTGCTCTTTCCACTACTGAAGCAGAATATGTCTCAGCTACTAAAGGGGTTAAAGAAGCTATTTGGATGCAATATCTTATTTCTGAACTTGGTGTTCCTTAGGATGTCATTAAGGTTTATTGTGATAGTCATAGTGCTATTTGTCTGACCAAGAATGACATGTATCAATTCAAGACCAAGCATATTGATACCAAGTACCACTTcattcaccagggtcttgaggcTGTTGTATGTctcggttggctcctctccccttttcatggcaaatctctcaagttcaccttccaccaattccattttggtgatcatcatgacatcgtttccctcatgagaaatcttgagggtgtcctaaatttgtttggcattgtccaagcccctgaccttgttatattcatccctgcatagagatgccaccaaaacagtagtagcttgtgaatttttatgaatttgttcgttaaatAATACAGGATTATCACTActgtcaaattgcattccattttccataatttcccaaatactaggatggagagaaaataaatgactatgcattttatggATCCTAAAgtaatagtcttctccatcaaagtgagaggGTTTACCGAgtagaatagataataaatgagcattcggATTATACgagatgcgagaataatcaaaagaatagatttgattaaccgttttctttttcgtggATGAGatgtcgtcgtcatcccttggtgaagaagatgaggcatcactatcgcagtagatgatcttcttgatatgcctcttcttcttctcatcctTCATCCTGTTGTTTGAGCCTAAGTCGGTGGGCTTGTTACCTTTTGGCTCACCAATGTAGAGGGCCTCcttctccttttccttgtcattgatcacgatctcctttcccttaggatccatctcttcgggcggttagtcccttgatgaagagaacagttctgataccaattgagagcacctagagggggatgaataggtgatcctataaaaatagcTCAACAAAACAAAACTTGGGctaatattggattagtgaaTGCTAAAGCCAAGTTCGAATGAGGAGTAAGAGCGGAGAACACTTCTTCActttaattgctcttcacaaggtgagtattaaacttagagcaattatgcaAGTGAAATGAGTGGATATAGAGAAAGAATCGCACAGGAGAAAAGACACTTGACATAactatttttatcccatggttcggtcaagtaatacttgcctactccacgttgtggcgtcctaatggatgagggttgcactcaaccccttttaagtgatccaaagatcaacttgaatacaacGATTCTATTTATCTCAACAATAtcctgtttgtgaggaatctccacactttggagtctctcacgccttacacaaatgatctcaagtaaacacaagagtaagggggaataacaacacacacaagagcgagagttgcagcaacaacacgcacgcAAGACAAGAACGAGCACACGGAGTTACAGCTCAGAAAAgtactcaaatctctaacacgatgaaccaaatgcgtgtatGCGTAGTCTCGACGTCTTAGAATGTTCAATGagtgtgtactgctccatgcgcctaggggttccttttatagccccaaggtagctaggagctgttggagctcTATTTGGAAGGCCattgttgccttctgtccgtggggtccggtgcaccatcggacagtgaacagtgtgcgatttccttccttttctggcgaagccggCCGTTGTAGCCACCAGTCCCCgtagcacaccggatagtccggtgcgacctggtgaccgttggtaatgtccacgtgtcgcccgctgaCCGCGCGATTGACCGTTAGAGTGGGCGcggctgacacaccggacagtccgatgcacaccggatagttcggtggaTTATAACCGTAGCTCCTCTAACTTTTTCCGAGAGCAACCAGTTCGCCGCGCACGCAGCTTgggcaccaaacagtccggtgtaccGCAGGCTCCATGACTAGGTTGTTTTTTAGAGTTTTCAGAGCAAcaaaagaggtactccaaaaaaTTATATTGCAGCTCCAAAAACTCCATAAAATTACAACTCTGGAGTTAGAGTGATTGTCATGCTCTGGATAGCTCCCCATTAGAGTTTTACTCTGGACACAtgtcaaacaccccctaaatctaGCCGAACAGAAGATCCATTGCAAGAAAAGGTCGCTTCAACCATGCTTGATTTATATCTACAAACTCACGAATTAGTCTTCAGGAGTACGGAATCCGCGCAAATTCGTGCGAGATCGAGGAAATTAAATCATTGAACAAAACTGGGCCGTGCGAGCAACGTATTTGGGCTGGCCCGGTGGAGGCCCGGTGCGAACAACCAATGCCTGAAAGCTGAATATCCCTGATCCCGAAGCCCTAGccgccatctctctctctctctctctcttcatcGCCGCAGTGCGCGCTCCTACAACCCATCGCTCACCACCACCTGCTCCTCCAGCGGCGGCGTCCAGGGTGAACCCGAATCCCCAACACCATGGCGGGGGGCAAGATCCAGAAGAAGCGCCACGGCGCGGCGGGAGGCGCCCGGCTGCAGGGCGGTATCCCGTTCGAGAAGTCCAAGGGGCAGCACATCCTGCGGAACCCGGCGCTGGTGGACTCCATCGTCGCCAAGGCCGGTCTCAAGCCCACCGACACCGTCCTGGAGATCGGGCCGGGCACAGGAAACCTCACCAAGCGCCTCCTCGAGGCTGGTGTCAAGGCCGTCGTCGCCGTCGAGCTCGACCCGCGCATGGTGCTCGAGCTCAACCGGCGGTTCCAGGGGCACCCGCTCTCCTCGCGCCTCAAGGTACCATCCTCTCCCAGAACCTAGTTACCTGGTTGTAGAATAAATTAATTGATTCCCTGAAGTTCGCTCTTCGATTGTTGTTTGCAAGTTTTTTCAAGATTTTTTTTTGTTTTCGATTTTGGTTAACTTGATGTCTTGTCGACTGCAAATGGAGCTCATTTGTAATGAGCTGAATGGTGTGGTGGAGCTGGAAAACTCAGGTTTAGAATCTTtatgtttgaaggagttgattaatgggactttcctctcccccgtTGTGATTCCTGTTATTGGTAGCACTGTTGTTGAACAGGCCATAATTTTAGGATCTTTGTTTGCTGGTACTGATGGTGAAGAGGCTGTAACTTTAGGACCTTAATTTGCGGTATACTACGTGAAGACATTTGGTTCACTGTCAACTACTTCTGAAGTGTTGTACATGTAACTTACAATGCATCATAGATAGCCTTCATGAGCTAAACTGGTGAACTAGTAAAACGTTCAGGATATTGACTTTAGTGCCTCATTTTTGGAGTTTTTAGGAGCTGATGAATGAGTAATTATGTCAGGATGTTCTATCCAGTGTACCATTGGCATTTGTGGTACATGTACATGAAGAGCGAGTGAGTTAGGTTTGTCAGAAATGAGTTCACCTTTTCATGAAGATGCCCTGATGTGCTTATTGTTGGCGATTTTTTAATTGGTGCTACTCATGCACGAGAAAGCAAATTGAATTGGGGTAAATCAAATCCTGTAATGAACTATCTATGGTGTATCTTGTCAGCTTTCGGTTAGGCACACCTATGTGAGAATTAATGATTTGCAGACAGTTAATTTTATGAATAATTCATTGGGGATAAGGAAATCAATTTTAAGTGCTATGGAAATGAAAACTAGCCTGATACAATGAAGTTTAAGATGGTCAAAGTAGATGGCAGTAGTGTAAATCCTTTGTTAGAACCAACTGGATTGTGAGTGCAAATTGAACAACATCAAGTAATTATATGTATTCTTTTGTCCTGTTTTGCTTTCCCTTCCATAGTAATATGAGCATAGAATAATAAGTTGCCTCATGATGCAGGTTATCCAAGGAGATGTCCTCAAATGTGATCTCccatactttgatatttgtgtggCAAACATCCCGTACCAGATCTCATCTCCCCTTACTTTCAAGCTTCTGTCACACCGTCCAATCTTTAGGTGTGCTGTGATTATGTTTCAACGTGAATTTGCCATGAGACTTGTGGCACAACCGGGAGATAGCCTCTACTGTCGTCTCTCCGTGAATGTGCAGCTCCTGTCACGAGTGTCGCATCTCCTGAAGGTGGGGAGGAACAACTTTAGGCCTCCACCCAAAGTTGATTCATCAGTTGTGCGAATAGAGCCCAGGAAGCCCCTCCCTCCTGTCAGCTTCAAGGAGTGGGATGGGCTTGTGAGGATTTGTTTCAACCGGAAGAACAAGACCCTGGGCTCCCTCTTTAAACAGAAACGTGTTCTGGAATTGCTAGAGAAGAACTACAAGACTATGCAGTCTCTCCAAACTGTGCAAGATGCAGAAATGGGTGAGGAGAAGATGTCCGCAGACGATGTCGCGTTGCTGGCTAATATGGTTGAAGATATGAGCATGGAGACTGGCTATGATAAGGAAGATGATGAAATGGAAATGGATGATGCAGACATGGCTGGAGATGGTGCTGCAAGCTTTAAAGAAAAGATTATGGGTATATTGCAGCAGGGCGATTTTGCAGAAAAGAGAGGTTCCAAGCTGAGCCAAGTTGATTTCTTATACCTGCTGTCCCTCTTCAACAAAGCTGGTATACATTTCTCGTGATTGGTGGTCCAGCTTCTCTTCAGTAGTAGTCTGTTTCTTTCTGTTTTATTTGTCGTGCTGTTAATGTACTTATTAGTTACTGAAAAAACCTCTAAGCTTGTGCTCGTAGAAATTTTTTACAGGCTCCGTCCTAGTTTGAGCTGCAACGAAAGAAAATTCTACTTGTTATTGCCTGTGCTTCTTAGTGACTTTACTAGTACCGATTTGCCACAAATGTCATTCGATATGCAGCGGCAAGGGCAACAGAACGTTCGGATCCACGTGAGTACTTGTCACCAGCGTATAGAAATGTTGGTGTAGTGCTCCAAGTGGATGCCTTGAGTATCCATGCGTGTTAAGTATATTGATACTGATTTATAAAAATACGGAAAAGTTGTGCTAATTATTGAGGAACTAAGTTTGCTCATTGATCTACAAAAATACGAGAAAGTTATACAAATTATTGAGGAATTAAGTTGATCAGCCTTACTATGAAACTACGGAGAAGAGTTATGCAGCATAAGGAGGAAGTGTTATCAAGCGTGAGGACTAAGGAGTAAGGAATAAAGTGGATAGATTTTTTTAAGAAATAACGATAATTTCTAAATCAATTAGTTTCATGTCCAAAAGCTCAATCATGAAAGGTATTTTTAATAATACAAGTGATGGATAATATATGGAGCAAAAAAGAATCTACATATGGTTTTTTTATTGACTTGAAGAATGTTTATGATAAAACACCAAAGAATATTATATGATGGGTGTCGAACAAACATAAAGTTTTAGTAAAGTACATTGGAACAAAAAATAACATATATAACAACGTTAAGACTAGTGTTCAAACATGTGTTAAGACCTAGCGGGCATCGAGTCTCATAATGGCTCTTTATGGATTTTATGGTGCAGTTATTTCTTCGAGATATCCCGATGTCAAGTTATACAGTGTTAAGCATCTGCTCTCGTCAGATCTatgggaggtccttgggatgtaGGGCCTCAAGAGCGATGGTCCCAGTAGATGGGTCCCGTGTAGCTTTCTATAGCGGGATTTTTTTGGATGTGTCTTTATGGTAGACGAGGGTATGACCTTTCTGGAATATTGACAATGGGCATAAAAATGAGTCTGAAACGATGATATATATGATAGACTAAATGTACCATCAATTGAAGAAAAACTTGTTGGATATTGGATGAGATAGTTTGAACATGTTGAATAGAGACCTCTAGACGCACTAGTGTGTAGTGGGGTCCTAAGCCGCAATAGCAATGAGAAGAGAGACCAAGAAAGACTAAAGTTAACATAAAAAGGAACAATAAAAGGAGGCTTAAATGATGGAATATAACAAAATTTTAACCTTAAATAAGAGTTCATAAAAATAACTATTCATATATCTAAACTTTGAAGTATGATTTTTGTTCAGTTTTAATTCCAATTTACTCTAATTTGCTTACAACTAAAAGGTTGTTGTTGTTGCTTGTTTCACACTAAACCATTCTTAACACATGAATTGTTAAACACCTTCGAATATATGTTTAAGCAAAAACTTGGGATCATGCAAATGGAATATGCATTGCCCATTGTTTTCTAAGGCCATACTCAGTAGAGCGTGCATATAGCTGTGCAAAACACTATTTTGCATCGTAAATTGTATTGTTTATAGAGTAAAGTTTGAATAGAGAGTGCGATAAAGGGTGATATAGGAAGGTCGCTAAAGTTGGCCTTAGAGGAAGGTGTTAGCTCCCTCTACTTTTCTACAATCATAGAACGTTAAGCCTTTTATAAAGGAAACGACGAGCCGGAAAGCTCAACACAATCGCACCCTTCTTGACCAACTAGCGCCACCGTAGCCATCACGTTGTGCCACCCTAGCCCATCACGTCTTTAGGTTATCTACACTCATATTACTCTAAATTAGTACTTTAAAAATATTCTATCCTCGTCAGCAAGATTCTTTACCCTATATCAACTACAATACATTATATCAAATTTTTAGACCTACAACTGCTTACTTTATTTCTCTCTCTCCTGTAGCAACATGAGGACCAGATTGAGTATATATGTCGTACAACACTAGATCTGAGGTTCCATTCATTCTACTCCATTATAAAGTATGGTATAGAGTATGTCATTGGATGTGTTTTTTACTCTACACTAGGATAGTGTAGGGCGAGCAGTTGGCCACTACAGACAACCTTAAGTCATGAATGCAAACGTGTCTAGCTTGTGCATTAAACCCCACGAATTTAGCTACATAAAGTGAAGAATGACTTCTATTATCTTATATCTCTAGCCCTTCCAAACTTCCATGGTACCAATTTGTAGCAGGGCCAAGAGCTCAGGTTGTCCACACTCGCGGACTTGAAAAGCTACCGTAAAGGATAGGATAGGACATAGAGTTTAGGTCAGGCTGCAACGGTGCACTCGAAAGGTAACTCTAAAATACGGTTGGCTAGAAACAACCCTACATGCAGGGTACTCTTCCGTGCAACTAGATAGGAGAAAGGTGGGGCCTGAAGCAAACATGGCGGGAGGCTAGTTAGGAGAGAGATGAAAATAAGTAATATAATATATGGTAGTTGATATAGTGTAGAGATTTAAGGTGAATATGACCGCGGAAGATTGTGGGATAAAGTAGAGAATCTCGTTGACTAGTATGACATATTTCTTTTAGGGCCAGTTTGGCAGCCCAGTTCCCGACCGGGAACTCGGTCCTTTCCCCGTACCAACTATCCACGTGACAAGTTTCCACGGGGGCATGTTTCTAGCCTGTTTGGAAGGCGCCTCCGTCGGGGTAACGACCCACCCCGAGCTTAGTTTCTGCGTGGAAACACACCCCACCTCCGGACGTCGGGCGCATATTCTATCGCCGTCTCAGCCTCTCCTCGTGTCCCTCTTCTCATGTATCGTCGTTTGGTGACGCTGCGGTCTCCGTCATCGCTACCTTTTCACCGGAGATCTTGTTCAGGTAAGTTCAACACCTCTTCCCACACCTTGGTATTGTTGGGGTTTCTTTTCTCTACCCCGCACCATCTTGGACGGCAACAAACACG is a genomic window of Zea mays cultivar B73 chromosome 5, Zm-B73-REFERENCE-NAM-5.0, whole genome shotgun sequence containing:
- the LOC100284053 gene encoding Ribosomal RNA small subunit methyltransferase, which encodes MAGGKIQKKRHGAAGGARLQGGIPFEKSKGQHILRNPALVDSIVAKAGLKPTDTVLEIGPGTGNLTKRLLEAGVKAVVAVELDPRMVLELNRRFQGHPLSSRLKVIQGDVLKCDLPYFDICVANIPYQISSPLTFKLLSHRPIFRCAVIMFQREFAMRLVAQPGDSLYCRLSVNVQLLSRVSHLLKVGRNNFRPPPKVDSSVVRIEPRKPLPPVSFKEWDGLVRICFNRKNKTLGSLFKQKRVLELLEKNYKTMQSLQTVQDAEMGEEKMSADDVALLANMVEDMSMETGYDKEDDEMEMDDADMAGDGAASFKEKIMGILQQGDFAEKRGSKLSQVDFLYLLSLFNKAGIHFS